A single region of the Streptomyces sp. NBC_00236 genome encodes:
- a CDS encoding TlyA family RNA methyltransferase produces the protein MAGVARRRLDAELVRRKLARSREHASQLIAAGRVTVGGNTATKPATQVETSAALVVTKDDSDPEYVSRGGHKLAGALAAFVPLGLKVEGRRALDAGASTGGFTDVLLRAGASRVLAVDVGYGQLAWSLQSDERVTVKDRTNVRELTLEAIDGEAVDLVVGDLSFIPLGLVLPALARCAAPDADLVLMVKPQFEVGKERLGSGGVVRSPELRAEAVREVARRAWALGLGVRGVTASPLPGPSGNVEYFLWLRAGAPELDPADVDRAVAEGPR, from the coding sequence GTGGCAGGAGTGGCCCGTCGCCGCCTCGACGCCGAGCTGGTACGCCGAAAGCTCGCCCGCTCACGCGAGCACGCGAGCCAGCTGATCGCCGCAGGACGGGTGACCGTCGGCGGCAACACCGCGACCAAACCGGCCACCCAGGTCGAGACGAGCGCCGCCCTCGTCGTCACCAAGGACGACAGCGACCCCGAGTACGTCTCTCGCGGCGGCCACAAGCTGGCGGGCGCCCTCGCCGCCTTCGTCCCCCTCGGGCTGAAGGTGGAGGGGCGGCGGGCGCTGGACGCCGGGGCGTCGACCGGGGGGTTCACCGATGTGCTGCTGCGCGCCGGAGCGTCCCGCGTTCTCGCCGTGGACGTCGGATACGGGCAGCTCGCCTGGTCGCTCCAGTCCGATGAACGCGTCACCGTCAAGGACCGTACCAACGTGCGGGAACTGACCCTTGAGGCGATCGACGGCGAGGCGGTGGACCTGGTGGTGGGCGATCTGTCGTTCATCCCGCTCGGTCTCGTGCTGCCCGCCCTGGCGCGCTGCGCCGCCCCCGACGCGGACCTGGTCCTCATGGTCAAGCCGCAGTTCGAGGTCGGCAAGGAGCGCCTCGGCAGCGGCGGTGTGGTGCGCAGCCCCGAGCTGCGCGCCGAAGCGGTACGGGAGGTGGCCCGCCGGGCGTGGGCGCTGGGCCTGGGGGTCCGAGGCGTGACGGCCAGCCCGTTGCCCGGACCTTCGGGGAACGTCGAGTACTTTCTGTGGCTGCGGGCCGGAGCACCGGAGCTGGATCCCGCAGATGTCGACCGTGCAGTGGCGGAGGGGCCTCGTTGA
- a CDS encoding FecCD family ABC transporter permease, translating to MALAALVLVCLASIAIGAKGLPLADVWHGLFHYAGSGDDVLVRKVRIPRTVLGLIVGAALGLAGAVMQALTRNPLAEPGLLGVNAGASAAVVSAISFFGVTSLTGYVWFAFAGAAIVSVAVYLLGGSRSANPVRLALAGTAVTAALYGYVNAVQLLDSAALDRLRFWTVGSLASANMETVGKVWPFIALGVLLTLLIARPLNALEMGDDTARSLGAHLTRTRVLAMLAVTLLCGAATAACGPIVFIGLMIPHLVRAITGPDMRWILPYAAVLSPVLLLGADVVGRVVARPSELQVGIVTALLGGPVFIHLVRRKRMSQL from the coding sequence GTGGCGTTGGCCGCCCTGGTGCTGGTCTGCCTCGCGAGCATCGCGATCGGCGCCAAGGGGCTGCCGCTCGCCGATGTCTGGCACGGCCTGTTCCACTACGCGGGGAGCGGCGACGACGTCCTCGTACGGAAGGTCCGGATCCCCCGGACCGTGCTGGGGCTGATCGTCGGTGCCGCGCTCGGGCTCGCCGGGGCCGTGATGCAGGCGCTGACCCGCAATCCGCTGGCCGAGCCCGGGCTGCTCGGTGTCAACGCGGGTGCGTCGGCGGCGGTCGTCTCCGCCATCAGCTTCTTCGGCGTCACCTCGCTGACCGGGTACGTGTGGTTCGCCTTCGCCGGGGCCGCGATCGTCTCGGTCGCCGTGTACCTGCTCGGCGGCAGCCGGTCCGCCAATCCGGTGCGGCTCGCGCTGGCCGGGACGGCCGTCACCGCCGCGCTGTACGGCTACGTCAACGCCGTACAGCTGCTGGATTCGGCGGCGCTCGACCGGCTGCGGTTCTGGACCGTCGGCTCGCTGGCCTCCGCGAACATGGAGACCGTCGGCAAGGTGTGGCCGTTCATCGCACTCGGCGTGCTGCTCACCCTGCTCATCGCGCGGCCGCTCAACGCCCTGGAGATGGGCGACGACACCGCGCGGTCCCTCGGCGCCCATCTGACCCGGACCCGGGTCCTCGCGATGCTCGCCGTCACCCTGCTGTGCGGCGCCGCGACGGCCGCGTGCGGGCCGATCGTCTTCATCGGGCTGATGATCCCGCACCTGGTGCGCGCGATCACCGGTCCCGACATGCGCTGGATCCTGCCGTACGCGGCCGTGCTCTCCCCGGTGCTCCTGCTCGGCGCCGACGTCGTCGGCCGGGTCGTGGCCCGTCCGTCCGAACTGCAGGTCGGGATCGTCACCGCGCTGCTCGGCGGGCCCGTCTTCATCCACCTCGTACGACGCAAGAGGATGTCCCAGCTGTGA
- a CDS encoding SCP2 sterol-binding domain-containing protein has product MATMAECRSALDRLSDNLAGADGDVRGAAALDRSLSCHIKDLGITFTGRLADGRIQVLDTVEGPPREKAEIRLAMTGDDLVAMVDGELNFAKAWGSGRVRLEAGFRDLLKLRSLL; this is encoded by the coding sequence ATGGCGACCATGGCGGAGTGCCGCAGCGCACTCGACAGACTTTCCGACAACCTCGCGGGGGCCGACGGCGATGTGCGCGGCGCGGCGGCGCTGGACCGTTCGCTCAGCTGCCACATCAAGGACCTCGGCATCACGTTCACCGGACGCCTTGCCGACGGCCGGATCCAGGTCCTGGACACGGTCGAGGGGCCGCCCCGGGAGAAGGCGGAGATCCGGCTCGCGATGACCGGGGACGATCTGGTGGCGATGGTGGACGGCGAGCTGAACTTCGCCAAGGCGTGGGGTTCGGGCCGGGTCCGCCTGGAGGCGGGCTTCCGCGACCTGCTGAAGCTGAGATCGCTGCTGTGA
- a CDS encoding tetratricopeptide repeat protein, translating into MSLPKTLAEDVARNLVMVARLLDEDPEQAYAYSRIALRLASRVAAVREAAGFAAYATQKYAEALAEFRASRRMTGSVELWPVMADCERGLGRPERAMAMAGEPEVQKLDKAGQVEMRLVAAGARRDMGQIDAAIVTLQSSELASSAVHPWTPRLRYAYADALLAAGREDEAREWFGKALEADKDGSTDASDRLAELDGVEFVDALGGDDDDAAPAGVEAPVVVDADDDDIDEDEDDDADDDQDEDDGPVKA; encoded by the coding sequence ATGAGCCTGCCCAAGACCCTGGCCGAGGATGTCGCCAGGAACCTTGTCATGGTGGCCCGGCTCCTCGACGAGGACCCCGAGCAGGCGTACGCGTACTCGCGCATCGCCCTGCGGCTTGCCTCGCGTGTGGCGGCCGTGCGGGAGGCTGCCGGCTTCGCCGCCTACGCCACCCAGAAGTACGCCGAGGCGCTGGCGGAGTTCCGGGCGTCCCGGCGGATGACCGGTTCCGTGGAGCTGTGGCCTGTCATGGCCGACTGCGAGCGTGGACTCGGCCGGCCCGAGCGGGCGATGGCCATGGCCGGTGAGCCCGAGGTGCAGAAGCTGGACAAGGCCGGTCAGGTCGAGATGCGTCTGGTGGCTGCCGGTGCCCGCAGGGACATGGGGCAGATCGATGCCGCCATCGTCACGCTGCAGAGCTCCGAACTCGCCTCCAGTGCCGTGCACCCGTGGACGCCCCGCCTGCGCTATGCGTACGCGGACGCGCTGCTGGCGGCGGGGCGCGAGGACGAGGCGCGCGAGTGGTTCGGGAAGGCCCTGGAGGCCGACAAGGACGGCTCCACGGACGCATCGGACCGCCTTGCCGAGCTGGACGGTGTCGAGTTCGTCGACGCCCTCGGTGGCGACGACGACGATGCGGCTCCCGCCGGCGTCGAGGCGCCGGTCGTGGTCGATGCGGACGACGACGACATCGACGAGGACGAAGATGACGACGCGGATGACGACCAGGACGAGGACGACGGCCCCGTCAAGGCGTAG
- a CDS encoding HAD-IIA family hydrolase — protein sequence MSRASRTRPSGSSTALSEAYDTALLDLDGVVYAGGQAIDHAVDALGTARGGGMHLAYVTNNALRTPAAVAEHLTELGVPTEAADVITSAQAVARLVADQLPPGARVLVIGGEGLHVALRERGLEPVESADDDPAAVVQGYGGPDMAWGRFAEAAYAINRGLPWFASNTDLTIPSARGIAPGNGAAVEVVRIATGADPQVAGKPLPPMHRETVLRTGAERPLVIGDRLDTDIEGAFNGGVDSLLVLTGVADAAQLLAAAPEHRPTYVDADLRGLLTGQPEVTRTGETFGCGGWTASAHGEALVLEGDGDALDGLRALCGAAWSHAGEGSCGLDAGKALARLGL from the coding sequence ATGAGTCGGGCGAGCAGGACCAGGCCGAGCGGGAGCAGCACCGCGCTGAGCGAGGCGTACGACACCGCGCTGCTCGATCTGGACGGTGTCGTGTACGCGGGCGGGCAGGCGATCGACCATGCCGTCGACGCTCTCGGTACCGCGCGGGGCGGTGGGATGCATCTCGCGTACGTGACGAACAACGCACTGCGGACGCCGGCCGCGGTGGCGGAGCATCTGACCGAGCTGGGGGTGCCCACCGAGGCCGCCGATGTGATCACGTCGGCACAGGCCGTGGCCCGGCTGGTCGCCGATCAGCTGCCGCCCGGGGCGCGGGTGCTCGTGATCGGGGGCGAGGGGCTGCACGTCGCGCTGCGTGAACGGGGACTGGAGCCGGTCGAGTCGGCGGACGACGACCCGGCAGCGGTGGTGCAGGGATACGGCGGGCCCGACATGGCGTGGGGCCGGTTCGCCGAGGCCGCGTACGCGATCAACCGCGGGCTGCCGTGGTTCGCGTCCAACACGGATCTGACGATCCCGAGCGCCCGGGGGATCGCGCCGGGCAACGGGGCGGCCGTGGAGGTCGTACGGATTGCCACCGGGGCCGACCCGCAGGTCGCGGGGAAGCCGCTGCCGCCGATGCACCGCGAGACGGTGCTGCGGACCGGGGCCGAGCGGCCGCTGGTGATCGGGGACCGGCTGGACACGGACATCGAGGGGGCGTTCAACGGGGGAGTGGACTCCTTGCTGGTGCTCACCGGGGTGGCGGACGCGGCGCAGTTGCTGGCTGCCGCGCCGGAACACAGGCCGACGTACGTGGACGCCGATCTGCGCGGACTGCTGACGGGGCAGCCCGAGGTGACGCGGACGGGCGAGACGTTCGGCTGCGGCGGCTGGACGGCCTCCGCGCACGGCGAGGCGCTGGTGCTGGAAGGCGACGGGGACGCGCTCGACGGTCTGCGGGCGCTGTGCGGGGCCGCGTGGTCGCACGCCGGGGAAGGCTCGTGCGGCCTTGACGCGGGGAAGGCGCTGGCCCGGCTCGGGCTGTAG
- a CDS encoding FecCD family ABC transporter permease, which translates to MNVRAALVIVLLAALAAGTAVVLIGSGDFSMTPGEVVTTLFGHGTFQQEFIVTDLRLPRVLVGLLVGAALGVGGAVFQTVSRNPLGSPDVLGFGQGATVGALTVIVLFQGGAAAVAGGAVAGGLLTGVAVYVLAWKRGVHGFRLVLVGIGAAAMLTAATQYLITKANLVDATRAVVWMTGSLDGRDWAQVWPLLVVCGVLLPLVFGHGPALRVMEMGDDAAYALGVRVERTRLVLMGSAVLLVAVATAAAGPIAFVSLSAPQLARRLTRSTGPNLVAATFMGAALLLVADWVSMEAFGDRQLPVGVVTGVLGGCYLLWLLVSERRAGRI; encoded by the coding sequence ATGAACGTCCGGGCCGCCCTCGTCATCGTGCTGCTCGCCGCCCTGGCGGCGGGGACGGCCGTCGTCCTCATCGGCAGCGGCGACTTCTCGATGACGCCGGGCGAGGTGGTCACCACGCTCTTCGGACACGGCACCTTCCAGCAGGAGTTCATCGTCACGGACCTGCGCCTGCCGCGGGTGCTGGTCGGACTCCTCGTCGGGGCGGCGCTCGGCGTCGGCGGCGCCGTGTTCCAGACCGTCTCGCGCAACCCGCTCGGCAGCCCCGACGTGCTCGGCTTCGGCCAGGGCGCCACCGTGGGCGCGCTGACCGTGATCGTCCTCTTCCAGGGCGGGGCGGCCGCGGTCGCGGGCGGCGCGGTGGCCGGCGGCCTGCTGACCGGCGTCGCCGTCTACGTGCTGGCGTGGAAGCGCGGGGTGCACGGATTCCGGCTCGTCCTGGTGGGGATCGGCGCCGCCGCCATGCTCACCGCCGCGACCCAGTACCTGATCACCAAGGCCAACCTGGTCGACGCGACCCGTGCCGTCGTCTGGATGACCGGCTCGCTCGACGGCCGGGACTGGGCGCAGGTCTGGCCCCTGCTCGTGGTCTGTGGCGTGCTGCTACCGCTGGTGTTCGGGCACGGGCCCGCGCTGCGGGTGATGGAGATGGGCGACGACGCCGCGTACGCGCTCGGTGTACGTGTCGAACGCACCCGGCTCGTCCTGATGGGCTCCGCCGTGCTGCTCGTCGCCGTCGCCACGGCTGCCGCGGGACCGATCGCGTTCGTCTCCCTGAGCGCCCCGCAGCTCGCCCGCCGGCTCACCCGCTCCACCGGCCCGAACCTGGTCGCCGCGACCTTCATGGGTGCCGCGCTCCTCCTCGTCGCCGACTGGGTCTCGATGGAGGCCTTCGGCGACCGGCAACTGCCCGTCGGCGTCGTCACCGGCGTCCTCGGCGGCTGCTATCTGCTGTGGCTCCTGGTGTCCGAGCGCCGGGCGGGCCGGATATGA
- a CDS encoding NAD kinase has product MTTNAARTVFLLAHTGRPAAIRSAELVVQGLLRSGLGVRVLAMEAADLPLPSSVETVTDASPEAVNGCELLIVLGGDGTLLRGAELSRASGVPMLGVNLGRVGFLAEAERDDLDKVVDRVVTRAYTVEERMTIDVLVHSNGDIVHTDWALNEAAVQKVSPERMLEVVLEIDGRPVTGFGCDGIVCATPTGSTAYAFSAGGPVVWPEVEALLMVPISAHALFAKPLVTSPTSVLAVEVQPHTPHGVLWCDGRRTVELPAGARVEVRRGAVPVRLARLHQASFTDRLVAKFALPVSGWRGAPH; this is encoded by the coding sequence TTGACGACGAATGCGGCACGAACAGTATTTCTCTTGGCGCACACCGGCCGGCCGGCCGCGATCCGCAGCGCCGAACTCGTCGTCCAGGGGCTGCTCCGCAGCGGCCTGGGCGTGCGGGTCCTGGCGATGGAGGCGGCCGATCTGCCGCTGCCGTCGTCCGTGGAGACCGTGACCGACGCCTCGCCCGAGGCGGTGAACGGCTGTGAGCTCCTGATCGTGCTCGGCGGCGACGGGACGCTGCTGAGGGGCGCGGAGCTCTCGCGCGCCTCCGGCGTCCCGATGCTCGGCGTCAACCTCGGGCGGGTCGGCTTCCTCGCCGAGGCCGAGCGCGACGACCTCGACAAGGTCGTCGACCGGGTCGTCACCCGGGCGTACACCGTCGAGGAGCGCATGACGATCGACGTCCTCGTGCACAGCAACGGCGACATCGTCCACACGGACTGGGCGCTCAACGAGGCGGCCGTGCAGAAGGTGTCGCCCGAGCGGATGCTGGAGGTCGTGCTGGAGATCGACGGCCGGCCGGTGACCGGATTCGGCTGCGACGGCATCGTGTGCGCGACGCCGACCGGTTCGACCGCGTACGCCTTCTCGGCCGGCGGGCCCGTCGTGTGGCCCGAGGTCGAGGCGCTCCTGATGGTCCCGATCAGCGCCCACGCGCTGTTCGCCAAGCCGTTGGTGACCTCGCCGACCTCGGTGCTCGCCGTCGAGGTCCAGCCCCACACCCCGCACGGGGTCCTGTGGTGCGACGGGCGCAGGACCGTGGAACTGCCCGCGGGCGCCCGCGTCGAGGTGCGGCGCGGTGCCGTGCCCGTACGGCTGGCACGGCTGCACCAGGCGTCGTTCACGGACCGGCTGGTGGCCAAGTTCGCGCTGCCGGTGTCGGGGTGGCGGGGCGCGCCGCACTGA
- a CDS encoding DNA-3-methyladenine glycosylase translates to MIDGQDRTPLTRDFFDRPVLEVAPDLLGRLLVRSTPDGPIEVRLTEVEAYAGEIDPGSHAFRGRTRRNGVMYGPPGHAYVYFTYGMWHCLNLVCGPEGMASGVLLRAGDVGTGADLARKRRLSARNDRELAKGPARLATALDIDRALDGADAIARPGAHLAVLHGTPPPRDQVRSGPRTGVGGDGAVHPWRFWIDGDPTVSPYRAHAPRRRST, encoded by the coding sequence ATGATCGATGGCCAGGACCGTACGCCGCTGACGCGGGACTTCTTCGACCGCCCCGTACTGGAGGTGGCGCCGGACCTCCTGGGCCGCCTCCTGGTCCGCAGCACGCCGGACGGCCCGATCGAGGTGCGCCTGACGGAGGTGGAGGCGTACGCGGGAGAGATCGACCCGGGTTCCCACGCCTTCCGTGGCCGAACACGGCGCAACGGCGTCATGTACGGGCCCCCCGGCCACGCGTATGTCTACTTCACCTACGGCATGTGGCACTGCCTCAACCTGGTGTGCGGCCCGGAAGGCATGGCGAGCGGAGTCCTCCTCAGGGCCGGCGACGTCGGCACGGGGGCCGACCTCGCTCGCAAACGTCGACTCTCGGCCCGCAACGACCGGGAACTGGCCAAAGGCCCGGCCCGCCTCGCGACGGCGCTGGACATCGACCGGGCACTCGACGGCGCCGATGCAATCGCCCGTCCCGGTGCACACCTCGCCGTACTGCATGGCACCCCCCCACCCCGCGACCAGGTACGGAGCGGTCCGCGCACGGGGGTTGGCGGTGACGGAGCGGTACACCCGTGGCGCTTCTGGATCGACGGAGACCCCACGGTGAGCCCGTACCGCGCCCACGCGCCACGCCGCCGGTCAACTTGA
- a CDS encoding DUF1015 domain-containing protein, with protein sequence MNTRGPADQGLRLIPFRGLRYVPEQVGSLAAVTSPPYDVVVRPDGLHHLESADPHNIVRLILPQADSAAARHEQAAATLNRWLAEGVLAPDPEPALYVYEQRDGDTLQRGVIGALALSDPADGIVLPHEDVMADVVEDRADLMRTTAAHLEPLLLTYRSDGDATGTTAVIERTVHRPPLLATTTEDGYSHRLWAVTDPADRAEIETDLAGRQALIADGHHRWATYLRLRQEHTVPGPWDFGLVLLVDTARYPLRVRSIHRLLHGLPVADAIGSLDGLFRVRTVEGPLPRALDVLADAAALGNAFLLAGDGGFHLVDSPDPALLNRTVPADRPAAWRTLDATVLHSVLLDHIWRIPDDPAHIAYIHDTAAAVEQAERHGSTAVLMHPVREEVVRDLAREGVTMPRKSTSFGPKPATGLVLRSLTLG encoded by the coding sequence ATGAACACACGAGGCCCGGCGGACCAGGGACTGCGTCTGATTCCGTTCCGTGGGCTGCGCTACGTCCCCGAGCAGGTCGGCAGTCTCGCCGCGGTGACCTCGCCCCCCTACGACGTCGTCGTACGCCCCGACGGGCTGCACCATCTGGAATCGGCGGATCCGCACAACATCGTGCGTCTGATCCTGCCCCAGGCCGACTCCGCCGCCGCCCGGCACGAACAGGCCGCCGCGACCCTGAACCGCTGGCTCGCCGAAGGCGTCCTGGCCCCCGACCCGGAGCCCGCGCTGTACGTGTACGAGCAACGTGACGGTGACACCCTCCAGCGCGGTGTCATCGGCGCGCTGGCCCTCTCCGACCCCGCCGACGGCATCGTGCTCCCGCACGAGGACGTGATGGCCGATGTCGTGGAGGACCGCGCCGATCTGATGCGCACCACCGCGGCGCATCTCGAACCCCTGCTGCTCACCTATCGCAGCGACGGTGACGCCACGGGGACGACCGCCGTCATCGAGCGGACCGTCCACCGGCCGCCGCTGCTCGCCACCACCACCGAGGACGGCTACAGCCACCGACTGTGGGCGGTCACCGACCCCGCCGACCGCGCGGAGATCGAAACGGATCTGGCCGGCCGCCAGGCCCTGATCGCCGACGGGCATCACCGCTGGGCCACCTACCTCCGCCTCCGGCAGGAGCACACGGTGCCCGGCCCCTGGGACTTCGGCCTGGTCCTTCTGGTCGACACCGCCCGCTATCCGCTCCGGGTCCGCTCCATCCACCGGCTGCTGCACGGCCTGCCCGTCGCCGACGCGATCGGCTCACTGGACGGTCTGTTCCGCGTCCGCACCGTCGAGGGGCCGCTCCCGCGTGCCCTGGACGTGCTTGCCGATGCGGCGGCCCTGGGCAACGCCTTCCTGCTCGCGGGCGACGGCGGCTTCCATCTGGTCGACAGCCCGGACCCGGCCCTGCTGAACCGGACCGTTCCCGCGGACCGGCCGGCCGCCTGGCGCACCCTCGACGCGACGGTCCTGCACTCCGTCCTGCTCGACCACATCTGGCGGATCCCCGACGACCCGGCCCACATCGCCTACATCCACGACACGGCGGCAGCGGTCGAACAGGCCGAGCGCCACGGCTCCACGGCGGTGCTGATGCATCCGGTGCGCGAAGAGGTGGTACGGGACCTGGCCCGGGAGGGCGTCACCATGCCGCGCAAGTCGACCTCCTTCGGCCCCAAGCCCGCCACGGGGCTGGTTCTGCGCAGCCTGACTCTCGGCTGA
- the recN gene encoding DNA repair protein RecN, with amino-acid sequence MCVLEEMRIRSLGVIDDAVVELSPGFTAVTGETGAGKTMVVTSLGLLLGGRADPALVRIGAKAAVVEGRITVAEGDAAALRAEEAGAEIEDGALLISRTVSAEGRSRAHLGGRSVPVGVLAELADELVAVHGQTDQQGLLKPARQRQALDRYAGDGVAVPHAKYAAAYRRLREVAGELDELTTRARERAQEADLLRFGLNEIAAVEPLPGEDTELAAEAQRLGHADALASAAALAHTALAGNPEDQEAVDATTVVAAARQALDGVRAHDPALAALADRVGEISILLADVAGELSGYADQLDSDPLRLAAVEERRAALTGLTRKYGVDIAAVLAWAEDGVARLTELEGDDDRIGELTAERDALRAELSGLGQALSDARTEAAALFAEAVTAELASLAMPHARVSFDIRQTEAADEASGIEIGGRNVAYGPSGADEVELLLAPHPGAQPRPIAKGASGGELSRVMLAVEVVFAGSDPVPTYLFDEVDAGVGGKAAVEVGRRLAKLARSAQVVVVTHLPQVAAFADRQLLVEKTVDGSVTRSGVTVLEGEDRVRELSRMLAGQEDSETARAHAEELLATARADG; translated from the coding sequence ATGTGCGTGTTGGAGGAGATGCGGATACGGTCGCTCGGAGTCATCGACGACGCGGTGGTGGAGCTGTCACCCGGTTTCACCGCGGTGACCGGTGAGACCGGCGCGGGCAAGACCATGGTCGTCACCAGCCTGGGGCTGCTGCTCGGCGGACGCGCCGATCCCGCCCTGGTGCGGATCGGCGCCAAGGCCGCAGTCGTCGAGGGCCGGATCACGGTGGCCGAGGGCGATGCGGCGGCGCTGCGGGCCGAGGAGGCCGGGGCCGAGATCGAGGACGGTGCGCTGCTCATCAGCCGTACCGTTTCCGCGGAAGGGCGCTCCCGGGCCCATCTCGGCGGCAGATCCGTGCCGGTGGGAGTGCTGGCCGAGCTCGCCGACGAACTCGTCGCCGTGCACGGCCAGACCGACCAGCAGGGGCTGCTCAAGCCGGCCCGGCAGCGGCAGGCCCTGGACCGGTACGCGGGCGACGGCGTCGCCGTGCCCCACGCCAAGTACGCGGCGGCCTACCGGAGGCTGCGCGAGGTCGCGGGTGAGCTCGACGAGCTGACCACGCGCGCCCGTGAGCGGGCCCAGGAAGCCGATCTGCTGCGCTTCGGGCTGAACGAGATCGCCGCGGTCGAACCGCTGCCCGGCGAGGACACCGAGCTGGCCGCCGAGGCGCAGCGCCTCGGCCATGCCGACGCGCTCGCCTCCGCCGCCGCACTCGCGCACACCGCGCTGGCGGGCAACCCCGAGGACCAGGAGGCCGTCGACGCGACGACCGTCGTCGCGGCCGCCCGGCAGGCGCTGGACGGGGTGCGCGCCCACGATCCGGCGCTCGCCGCACTCGCCGACCGGGTCGGTGAGATCTCCATCCTGCTCGCCGACGTCGCGGGCGAACTGTCCGGGTACGCGGACCAGCTGGACTCCGATCCGCTGCGGCTCGCCGCGGTCGAGGAGCGCCGGGCCGCGCTCACCGGTCTCACCCGCAAGTACGGCGTGGACATCGCCGCCGTGCTGGCCTGGGCCGAGGACGGGGTGGCCCGGCTGACCGAGCTGGAGGGCGACGACGACCGGATCGGCGAGCTGACCGCGGAGCGGGACGCGCTGCGCGCCGAACTCTCCGGCCTCGGCCAGGCGTTGTCCGACGCCCGTACGGAGGCCGCCGCGCTCTTCGCCGAAGCGGTGACCGCGGAACTCGCCTCCCTCGCCATGCCGCACGCCCGGGTCTCCTTCGACATCCGGCAGACCGAGGCGGCGGACGAGGCCTCCGGCATCGAGATCGGCGGCCGCAACGTGGCCTACGGGCCGTCCGGCGCCGACGAGGTCGAACTCCTGCTGGCCCCGCACCCCGGCGCCCAGCCCCGGCCGATCGCCAAGGGCGCGTCGGGCGGTGAGCTGTCCCGGGTGATGCTCGCCGTCGAGGTGGTCTTCGCCGGCTCCGACCCCGTACCCACCTATCTCTTCGACGAGGTCGACGCGGGCGTCGGCGGCAAGGCGGCCGTCGAGGTCGGCCGCCGGCTCGCGAAGCTCGCCAGGTCGGCCCAGGTCGTGGTCGTCACCCACCTGCCCCAGGTCGCCGCGTTCGCCGACCGGCAGCTGCTGGTCGAGAAGACCGTGGACGGCTCGGTGACCAGGAGCGGTGTCACGGTCCTTGAGGGCGAGGACCGGGTACGGGAGCTGTCGCGGATGCTCGCGGGCCAGGAGGACTCCGAGACGGCCCGGGCGCACGCGGAGGAACTGCTGGCCACGGCGCGGGCCGACGGATAG
- a CDS encoding ABC transporter ATP-binding protein, translated as MQRLTADSVTLGYDQRVIAENLSVEIPDHSFTVIVGPNACGKSTLLRALSRMLKPTGGRVLLDGETIHSLPAKKVARTLGLLPQSSIAPEGITVADLVARGRYPHQGLLRQWSPEDERIVEESMASTGIGALGDRYVDELSGGQRQRVWIAMALAQQTPLLLLDEPTTYLDIQHQIDVLDLCAELHETQGRTLVAVLHDLNHAARYATHLIAMREGEIIAEGAPGEIVTAELVERVFGLRCQVISDPETGTPLVIPAARKRGARVAGAVAGGA; from the coding sequence ATGCAGCGCCTCACCGCCGACTCGGTGACCCTCGGCTACGACCAGCGGGTCATCGCGGAGAACCTCTCGGTCGAGATCCCCGACCACTCGTTCACCGTGATCGTCGGACCCAACGCCTGCGGGAAGTCGACCTTGCTGCGGGCGCTCTCCCGGATGCTGAAGCCGACCGGCGGCCGGGTGCTGCTGGACGGGGAGACGATCCACAGCCTGCCCGCGAAGAAGGTGGCCAGGACGCTGGGCCTGCTGCCCCAGTCCTCCATCGCCCCGGAGGGCATCACGGTGGCGGATCTCGTCGCCCGGGGTCGTTACCCGCACCAGGGGCTGCTGCGGCAGTGGTCACCCGAGGACGAACGCATTGTCGAGGAATCGATGGCGTCGACCGGGATCGGTGCGCTGGGTGATCGCTATGTCGATGAATTGTCCGGAGGCCAGCGTCAGCGGGTCTGGATCGCGATGGCACTGGCGCAGCAGACGCCGCTGCTGCTGCTCGACGAGCCGACGACGTACCTCGACATCCAGCACCAGATCGACGTGCTCGACCTGTGCGCGGAACTGCACGAGACGCAGGGGCGCACCCTGGTGGCGGTCCTGCACGATCTGAACCATGCCGCGCGGTACGCCACCCACCTCATCGCCATGCGGGAGGGCGAGATCATCGCGGAGGGCGCGCCCGGGGAGATCGTCACCGCGGAGCTCGTGGAGCGGGTGTTCGGGCTCCGGTGCCAGGTGATCTCCGATCCGGAGACGGGGACGCCGCTGGTGATTCCCGCGGCGCGGAAGCGCGGTGCGCGGGTCGCGGGAGCGGTGGCCGGGGGCGCGTGA